In the genome of Pichia kudriavzevii chromosome 4, complete sequence, one region contains:
- a CDS encoding uncharacterized protein (PKUD0D05640; similar to Saccharomyces cerevisiae YDL188C (PPH22) and YDL134C (PPH21); ancestral locus Anc_7.302): protein MDLDTDVQMEDAGDQQQSLINENDSGNESQLVTKVPISTVDPKTQINTLDGWIEQLSKCEPLSEESIKELCNMAIDVLKSEENVQPVQVPVTICGDIHGQFHDLMELFKIGGPCPDTNYLFMGDYVDRGYYSVETVSYLVAMKVRYPNRITILRGNHESRQITQVYGFYDECFRKYGSSNVWKLFTDLFDYFPITALVDNSIFCLHGGLSPMIETIDQVRELNRFQEVPHEGPMCDLLWSDPDDRGGWGISPRGAGFTFGQDISEQFNHTNGLSLTARAHQLVMEGYSWSHQDLVVTIFSAPNYCYRCGNQAAIMEVDENHNRDFLQYDPSVRPGEPTVSRKTPDYFL from the coding sequence ATGGATTTAGACACAGACGTTCAAATGGAAGATGCTGGTGATCAACAGCAATCTCTtattaatgaaaatgacTCTGGGAATGAGTCTCAATTGGTTACTAAAGTCCCAATTTCAACAGTTGATCCGAAAACTCAAATAAATACCTTAGATGGCTGGATTGAACAGCTAAGTAAGTGTGAGCCTTTAAGTGAAGAAAGTATCAAGGAACTATGCAATATGGCCATTGATGTATTGAAGAGTGAGGAAAATGTTCAACCTGTCCAAGTGCCTGTTACCATTTGTGGTGATATTCATGGCCAGTTTCATGATTTGATGGAGCTATTCAAGATTGGAGGTCCTTGTCCTGATACCAATTATCTATTTATGGGTGATTATGTGGATCGTGGTTATTATTCTGTGGAAACCGTTTCTTATTTGGTTGCAATGAAGGTCAGATATCCAAATAGAATCACAATTTTAAGAGGTAATCACGAATCAAGACAGATTACCCAAGTTTATGGTTTCTACGATGAATGTTTTAGAAAGTATGGCTCCTCAAACGTTTGGAAGTTATTCACTGATTTATTTGACTATTTCCCAATCACTGCATTAGTTGATAATTCAATCTTTTGTTTACATGGTGGATTATCTCCAATGATTGAGACAATTGACCAAGTCCGTGAACTAAATAGATTTCAAGAAGTGCCGCATGAAGGCCCAATGTGTGACTTGCTTTGGTCCGATCCTGATGATAGGGGCGGATGGGGAATCTCACCAAGAGGTGCAGGTTTCACCTTTGGTCAAGATATCAGTGAACAATTCAACCACACCAACGGCTTGAGCTTAACTGCAAGAGCCCATCAATTGGTTATGGAGGGTTACAGTTGGTCCCACCAAGATCTTGTCGTCACTATTTTTTCTGCTCCAAACTACTGTTACAGATGTGGTAATCAGGCCGCAATTATGGAAGTTGATGAGAACCACAATAGAGATTTCTTACAGTATGATCCGTCAGTTAGACCGGGTGAACCAACCGTCAGTAGAAAAACACCGGACTATTTCTTATAA
- a CDS encoding uncharacterized protein (PKUD0D05610; similar to Saccharomyces cerevisiae YDL189W (RBS1); ancestral locus Anc_7.304), with protein MDSRDNEVIVGDSLRNTKPKSLETPAPHDVNENGDYQENGKMRNDNSTARDVYYEKDSDKTPDYQECDDDGNDELNGGIDANELEEQNETEGDVYSVNSELVEIALDENLTDLENVEVLSSHYQIPNILIKSLFDLNHKKGKPYMNPAKMKNKIENVEEENASKFILNLESEIIKFIIRPSIDSWKMNPLNSYYRLLAHQLAEYYHLGHILSNDGSSMVLFKINTSLINADDETKKNAKFDQAGNIKPLDFRNIKFDPKEKLDRVKLEDVYNTYSEFFKKHRNDYVHDNKDMINAFKKLRIMPRNVSSYNPTYDPYAQQLVSEDQYNRNPTKFKEATEGGIDRRGKSSKKEKGGEYDGGEGDEKEEGGDYDDDDDDNGDDENDEDDDDDDDDDDDDDDPEIILYGDEGDVNDSTVYKSGRNNYFKKETSNHGQRKHYSNGYNYNKKHYNNFNRYQYVYYPQNGMYPPPGTPYGYLPISSPPSIGSPSTSAPYYYVPVIPPPTNAVDESATVEPRVEHEKLQSPSADGQKTANGSDDAERKEQKETHAEGATAPSTPVPIGVSPIIPSAAFSPNAPMYQYAYPAPPPPPPSGSSGQFYPIPPGQPPFMYYVNPPYGGNYRNSRRYYQNNNKYGHYNYNNGNGNYRKNQRNHGRRSYNQNTYNNNNGNQAVDEVTVDEAADKSKSMQEEQP; from the coding sequence ATGGATTCCAGGGATAATGAAGTGATTGTTGGGGATTCTCTCCGCAATACAAAGCCAAAGAGTTTGGAAACCCCCGCTCCACATGATGTGAACGAGAACGGCGACTATCAagaaaatggcaaaatgAGGAACGATAATTCAACAGCTAGAGACGTTTATTATGAGAAAGATTCGGACAAAACTCCAGACTATCAAGAGTGTGATGACGATGGTAATGATGAGCTCAATGGAGGTATCGATGCTAACGAACTTGAAGAACAGAATGAGACAGAAGGTGATGTTTACTCGGTCAACAGTgaacttgttgaaattgctTTGGACGAAAACCTAACTGATCTGGAAAATGTCGAAGTGTTGTCTTCACATTATCAGATTCCAAACATTTTAATTAAGTCATTATTTGACCTTAACCACAAGAAAGGTAAACCATATATGAATCCagcaaaaatgaaaaacaaaattgaaaatgtagAGGAAGAAAACGCCTCCAAATTCATTCTAAACCTTGAGTCTGAGATCATAAAGTTCATAATTAGGCCAAGTATTGACTCGTGGAAAATGAATCCGCTGAATTCATATTATAGACTCTTGGCTCATCAATTGGCTGAGTATTATCATTTGGGGCATATATTGTCAAACGATGGATCCTCAATGGTACtttttaaaatcaatacATCTTTAATTAATGCTGATGAcgaaaccaaaaaaaatgctaAATTTGATCAAGCAGGAAATATAAAGCCCTTAGATTTTAGAAATATTAAATTTGATCCCAAGGAAAAATTGGATCGTGTCAAACTTGAAGATGTCTACAACACATATagtgagtttttcaaaaaacaTAGAAATGACTACGTTCACGATAATAAAGACATGATAAATGCTTTTAAGAAACTGCGTATCATGCCAAGAAATGTATCATCATACAATCCTACATATGATCCTTATGCGCAACAATTAGTTTCCGAGGACCAGTATAATAGAAATCCAACGAAATTTAAAGAAGCAACCGAAGGTGGAATTGACCGGAGAGGGAAATCAagtaaaaaagaaaaaggagGGGAATATGATGGTGGTGAAGGGGACgaaaaggaagaaggaggtgattatgatgatgatgacgatgataatggtgatgatgagaaCGACGAAGACgacgacgatgatgatgatgatgatgacgatgatgatgatccAGAAATTATCTTGTATGGAGATGAAGGGGATGTGAACGACAGTACCGTATATAAAAGCGGTCGCAACAACtatttcaagaaagaaactAGCAACCATggtcaaagaaaacattattCAAATGGGTATAACTACAACAAAAAGCACTATAACAACTTCAATAGATACCAGTATGTTTATTACCCACAAAATGGAATGTATCCTCCCCCAGGTACACCGTATGGTTATCTTCCGATTTCTTCGCCTCCATCAATAGGATCGCCAAGCACATCGGCGCCATATTATTATGTGCCAGTGATCCCGCCACCGACAAACGCAGTTGATGAATCTGCAACTGTGGAGCCTCGGGTAGAACACGAGAAATTACAAAGTCCCTCTGCCGATGGACAAAAAACTGCAAACGGTAGTGATGATGCCGAACGGAAAGAACAAAAGGAGACCCATGCTGAAGGAGCCACTGCTCCTTCTACACCTGTTCCAATTGGAGTCTCCCCTATAATTCCGTCAGCGGCTTTTTCACCAAATGCTCCAATGTATCAATATGCCTATCCAGCACCACCACCGCCACCACCTTCCGGAAGTAGTGGTCAGTTCTACCCAATTCCTCCAGGACAGCCGCCATTTATGTACTATGTGAATCCTCCTTACGGTGGAAACTACCGAAATTCACGCAGGTACTATCAGAACAATAATAAATATGGTCACTATAATTACAATAATGGTAATGGAAATTATAGGAAAAACCAGAGGAATCATGGACGAAGATCATATAACCAGAACACAtacaataataataatggcAATCAAGCTGTTGATGAAGTCACGGTTGATGAAGCTGCTGACAAATCTAAAAGTATGCAAGAAGAACAACCAtaa
- a CDS encoding uncharacterized protein (PKUD0D05660; similar to Saccharomyces cerevisiae YDL183C; ancestral locus Anc_7.298): protein MNTLKGVDSTVMRNIGIRCFSNSAIFRNNVEISSIRSTLPSKRIYFYALPITNKKTFLHCKYNNDIFPNGKKTLEGKIIDKATSVWSNFSKSQSKINQKVVRSINRILSKIPWLESCLLSIPSQRFITRKLKEDKDLRIENSNKYVTHDEILEKNIKGSQLEKFDYYYPKELTNMGLMLQNFKPEFKNQYEMHRKGIWRELLLLPLTIPFALVPLLPNIPGFYLLYRIYCHIKVIASLKFLVLLLKDGHLDYHKVEGITEIYLSSNDAQVRANVINEIDRVSKLQEFAEKDLGETDPNEEKLLISEDVAQELCKAFNDEECTEKLIFAIQQERKHLEEQKATKESE, encoded by the coding sequence ATGAATACCTTAAAAGGTGTTGACAGTACTGTTATGCGGAACATTGGTATTAGGTGTTTTTCCAACAGTGCCATATTTCGAAACAACGTTGAAATATCATCAATCCGGTCTACATTGCCTAGCAAGAGAATATATTTCTATGCACTCCCGAtaacaaacaagaaaacatttttgCATTGCAAATATAACAACGATATATTCCCGAATGGTAAGAAGACATTAGAGGGTAAAATAATTGATAAAGCTACATCAGTATGGagcaatttttcaaagagtcAATCAAAGATAAACCAAAAGGTAGTTAGATCCATCAATAGAATCTTATCTAAGATTCCATGGCTAGAGTCATGCCTTTTGTCAATTCCATCACAGAGGTTCATTACCAGAAAGTTGAAGGAAGACAAAGATCTAAGAATAGAGAATTCTAACAAATACGTAACCCACGATGAGATTTTAGAGAAGAATATAAAGGGGTCacaattggagaaatttgaTTACTATTATCCGAAAGAATTGACCAATATGGGGTTGATGCTACAGAATTTCAAGCCGGAATTCAAGAACCAGTATGAAATGCATCGAAAGGGAATCTGGAGAGAATTGTTACTCTTGCCATTGACAATTCCCTTTGCACTAGTTCCGCTATTACCAAACATCCCGGGTTTTTATCTATTATACAGAATCTATTGTCATATCAAGGTGATTGCATCCTTGAAATTCTTGGTGCTACTACTGAAGGATGGGCACTTAGACTACCataaagttgaaggaaTCACAGAAATCTACCTTTCGAGTAATGATGCACAAGTTAGAGCCAATGTTATCAATGAGATTGATCGTGTTTCAAAACTACAAGAATTTGCCGAAAAGGATCTGGGAGAAACAGACCCTAATGAGGAGAAGCTGCTGATATCGGAAGACGTTGCACAGGAGCTATGCAAAGCCTTCAACGATGAAGAATGTACagagaagttgatttttgCCATTCAACAGGAACGAAAACATTTGGAGGAGCAGAAGGCGACAAAAGAGTCAGAATGA
- a CDS encoding uncharacterized protein (PKUD0D05670; similar to Saccharomyces cerevisiae YDL133W (SRF1); ancestral locus Anc_7.297): MATYFHTEDSQIDLVSSDDMDSRTDVFNTDTAPTQTRPSTSPADDDTGKQNRIGPSEKENPKIANGKLSMSPDELLDIINTMVRNSTPITYSSNLNTTSTNDRDALVHGSPVLATVPNNVNIDHYYSLTPDTIPPYVIERLKHFPDSYDHGDPFTSTFLTPKNNIDWGDFLQTLKIPTSNIPVKVNKIQEKSSLNPLNIPVGYCHSITSSCSSTTFEMSKRRMAEQIFEEYDLNQKWEGHKRLNELYGTVEKRGDKKKDDLNEENSTGQSSDGGSSSSNDEKINRIQPRKLRYLAQREEEIKNRARYWIAENKKNWKPKLFESVKTNSYFPLFFRLISLSLTTVALGISAKLVALAQEYDATQQPSPLMALIVQGCAIVYLLCVTYDEFTSQPLGLRNPRAKIRLILLDLFFIIFSSANLSLCFESIFDSRWVCVVGLPGDPLYNSSMCKKVKALTAFIFVTLVVWCINFTISVFRVVHTVTYIGDKA, from the coding sequence ATGGCCACTTACTTTCACACTGAGGATTCGCAAATCGATTTGGTATCATCCGATGATATGGATTCTAGGACTGACGTCTTCAACACAGATACAGCACCCACACAGACAAGACCTAGCACTTCCCCTGCAGATGATGATACTGGAAAGCAGAATAGAATTGGACCTtctgaaaaggaaaatccaaaaattgCCAATGGAAAACTATCAATGTCACCAGATGAACTGTTGGACATCATTAATACGATGGTACGAAACTCAACGCCGATTACTTATAGTTCCAATCTTAATACCACTTCAACAAACGACAGAGATGCTTTAGTGCATGGCTCCCCTGTTTTGGCAACTGTCCCGAATAATGTTAACATTGACCATTACTATAGCCTAACCCCAGACACTATCCCTCCTTATGTCATTGAACGACTAAAGCATTTCCCAGACTCCTACGATCATGGTGATCCTTTCACTTCGACATTCTTAACTCCAAAGAATAATATTGACTGGGGGGACTTTTTACAGACTTTGAAGATTCCAACATCAAATATCCCGGTAAAAGTAaacaaaattcaagaaaaaagtaGCTTAAATCCTCTCAATATACCTGTTGGATACTGCCATTCAATCACCTCCTCTTGTAGTAGCACAACATTTGAGATGAGTAAACGCAGAATGGCTGAAcagatatttgaagaatacgATTTAAACCAAAAATGGGAAGGTCATAAGAGGTTAAACGAACTCTATGGTACAGTAGAGAAAAGAGGcgacaaaaaaaaagacgaCCTTAATGAAGAGAATAGTACTGGCCAAAGTTCCGATGGGGGAAGTTCAAGCAGTAATGACGAAAAGATCAATCGGATCCAACCAAGGAAACTTCGGTACCTTGCACAaagggaagaagaaattaaaaacagAGCTAGGTATTGGATTGCTGAGAATAAAAAGAACTGGAAAccaaaactttttgaatCAGTGAAAACAAATTCATATTTCCCATTATTTTTTAGGTTAATTTCATTATCGTTAACTACTGTTGCATTGGGGATTTCTGCAAAACTTGTAGCGTTGGCACAAGAATATGATGCTACGCAGCAACCAAGCCCTTTAATGGCATTAATTGTTCAAGGTTGTGCAATAGTTTATCTTTTGTGTGTTACGTATGATGAATTTACTTCTCAACCATTAGGGCTCCGGAATCCAAGAGCCAAAATAAGGTTAATTTTActtgatttatttttcatcattttctcttctGCTAATTTGTCCCTGTGCTTTGAATCAATCTTTGATAGTCGATGGGTTTGCGTTGTGGGATTACCTGGAGATCCATTGTACAATTCGTCGATGTGCAAAAAGGTGAAAGCACTAACAGCATTCATCTTTGTCACTTTGGTTGTCTGGTGTATCAACTTCACAATCAGTGTTTTCAGAGTTGTCCACACAGTCACATATATTGGAGATAAGGCATAG
- a CDS encoding uncharacterized protein (PKUD0D05620; Pfam Domains: OHCU_decarbox(3e-39)), whose amino-acid sequence MLPETKNIAQLSDTQIGAVLDALFEPCAALKSYLIPKIRTRPFANYPKLIDFCRACLHTLIDEYETDSQAHSQVCNIVCAHPRLGVPKRDISSLSVHSQNEQKSLNCGDPNGELGQKLARMNELYEEKFPGLIFVVFVNGRTREEIIEIMKERIASSNWKDEVRHAFDAMCDIALDRVNKLEAKL is encoded by the coding sequence ATGCTACCTGAAACTAAAAATATCGCACAATTGTCAGATACACAAATAGGCGCCGTTCTTGATGCTTTATTTGAACCTTGTGCTGCACTGAAGAGCTATCTCATCCCAAAGATAAGAACCCGCCCATTTGCAAATTACCCAAAATTGATAGATTTTTGCAGAGCTTGTCTACATACACTCattgatgaatatgaaaCCGATTCTCAAGCTCATAGTCAAGTTTGCAACATTGTCTGTGCACACCCGAGATTAGGAGTCCCCAAGAGAGATATATCCTCATTATCTGTGCATTCCCAGAACGAACAAAAATCATTAAATTGCGGTGATCCAAATGGTGAATTAGGTCAAAAACTAGCGAGAATGAATGAGTTATACGAGGAGAAATTCCCTGGTTTAATATTTGTCGTGTTTGTCAATGGCCGAACCAGGGAGGAAATTATAGAGATAATGAAGGAGAGAATTGCTTCAAGCAACTGGAAGGATGAAGTCCGGCACGCATTTGATGCAATGTGTGATATAGCACTCGACAGAGTTAATAAACTAGAGGCCAAATTATGA
- a CDS encoding uncharacterized protein (PKUD0D05680; similar to Saccharomyces cerevisiae YDL132W (CDC53); ancestral locus Anc_7.296), with amino-acid sequence MTDTFLETTWASIEPSMNIILGDEKNSSLDAIMYTNTYTNVYNYCTASSKRSHINAQTNSSSVRLVGSELYEKVKEFLKTYLENAKQRDNETFLQYYIRFWQRYLVGSKRLNDVMDYLNRYWVTKERSSGHRDVYDIFSLCLLSWRDYKFYPNLTTLMDQIMEQIKFKRIGVATNVMDLDVAIQSFILLGFDANDLKKQNLSVYINDFEKRFLLETQSFYAEESAQYIQENGAINYIHKASQRIDEELKYLENLNDHTRKPLNTVLNNVLIQAHQERIRNELPSLLDQQRYDDIKKINSLLKRVPLTIPPLLEIFQNYIEEQGKQEIIHFKERSHLEYEKLNEIYQKNLQEFSNDPKARSKLKKPVDSIDANRYVKVLIKVYETYKEVVETSFENNPVFVKALETACQKFINYNIIATPEMRSKSKTAEILAKYCDDFLKNKHDDMSIDEFIVIFKFLEDKESFETWYRRLLSKRLLFTTLTPENEQNEELIVQKLKVVNTVEYTIKITNMFNDIRSSKNLGHAYKDFVTSGDEEIPKKIVTELDPKILDSESWGSLFRNGNESFILPEELIQTEELFTKLYKDKYNGRKLNWLWNRAKVEVKANISKPGRPPYQFIVTLFQYLILSCYQDDDELSVTTLLERTGLSPDVFKANMIPFIKNKLIIQSPPGEKSILSPGTTFRIVTEFTSKKLKINFATVKLADTRSEERETNEEIASHKHELLKAGIVRIMKARKTLKHESLVSEVYQIIDRFKPTVSEIKKAIEVLIEEQYLARDDDRNGYHYLS; translated from the coding sequence ATGACTGATACATTCCTTGAAACGACATGGGCAAGCATAGAACCTTCAATGAATATCATTTTAGGTGATGagaaaaattcatcattaGATGCAATAATGTATACAAACACTTATACAAATGTCTACAATTATTGTACCGCTTCTTCAAAGAGGTCACATATCAACGCACAGACCAACTCTTCAAGTGTGAGATTAGTTGGAAGTGAATTGTATGAGAAAGTAAAAGAATTCTTAAAGACCTATTTGGAGAATGCCAAACAACGGGACAATGAAACTTTTCTACAATATTATATACGATTTTGGCAGAGATATCTGGTTGGATCAAAGAGACTAAATGATGTCATGGACTACTTGAATAGATATTGGGTTACTAAAGAGAGATCCAGTGGACATCGTGACGTTTATGATATTTTCAGCTTGTGTTTATTATCTTGGAGGGATTACAAATTTTATCCTAACTTAACCACATTGATGGATCAGATTATGGAACAGatcaaattcaagagaATAGGCGTGGCCACTAATGTCATGGATCTGGACGTGGCCATTCAGTCGTTTATATTATTGGGATTTGATGCTAATGAtttaaagaaacaaaatttgTCTGTTtatatcaatgatttcGAAAAAAGGTTTTTGCTGGAAACTCAAAGTTTCTATGCTGAAGAATCAGCGCAATATATTCAAGAAAATGGTGCTATTAACTATATTCATAAGGCGTCACAAAGAATTGATGAGGAACTCAAATATCTAGAAAACTTGAATGACCATACCAGAAAACCTTTAAATACAGTGTTAAACAATGTTCTGATCCAAGCACACCAAGAGAGAATAAGAAATGAATTGCCAAGCTTACTTGATCAGCAACGCTATGACGATATtaagaaaatcaactcATTACTAAAGAGAGTTCCCCTAACCATTCCTCCATTGTTGgaaatctttcaaaactaTATTGAGGAACAAGGTaaacaagaaattattCACTTTAAAGAACGCTCGCATCTGGAATACGAAAAACTAAATGAAATCTATCAAAAGAACCTGCAAGAATTCAGTAATGATCCAAAAGCAAGATCtaagttgaaaaaaccGGTGGATTCTATCGATGCAAATAGATATGTCAAGGTTTTGATTAAAGTCTATGAAACATACaaagaagttgttgaaacaTCTTTTGAGAATAACCCTGTATTTGTTAAGGCGCTTGAAACAGCTTGTCAgaaatttatcaattatAATATCATTGCCACTCCTGAGATGAGATCCAAATCTAAAACAGCTGAAATTCTAGCAAAATATTGTGAcgatttcttgaaaaataaacatgATGATATGAGCATTGATGAGTTTATTGtgattttcaagtttctagaagataaggaaagttttgaaacttGGTATAGAAGACTGCTATCAAAGAGACTACTATTTACAACGCTCACCCCAGAAAATGAGCAGAACGAAGAATTAATTGTTCAGAAATTGAAGGTGGTGAACACTGTTGAATATACAATTAAGATCACAAATATGTTTAACGATATTAGATCGTCCAAGAACTTGGGTCATGCTTATAAAGATTTTGTCACATCTGGTGATGAGGAGATCCCAAAAAAGATAGTTACAGAATTAGAtccaaagattttggattctGAATCATGGGGCTCACTTTTCAGGAATGGCAATGAATCTTTTATTTTACCAGAGGAGCTGATTCAAACAGAGGAGCTTTTCACCAAGCTTTACAAAGATAAGTATAATGGTAGAAAATTGAACTGGTTATGGAACAGAGCAAAGGTTGAAGTCAAAGCAAATATCTCTAAGCCTGGCAGGCCCCCATACCAATTCATTGTTACATTGTTTCAGTATTTAATTTTGTCTTGTTACCAGGATGATGACGAACTCAGTGTGACCACGTTACTAGAAAGGACGGGCCTGTCACCGGATGTGTTCAAGGCCAATATGATTCCATTCATAAAGAACAAATTAATTATTCAGAGCCCACCAGGTGAGAAAAGTATCCTATCGCCGGGTACCACCTTTAGAATTGTAACGGAGTTCACATcgaaaaaattgaagattaATTTTGCGACGGTCAAGTTGGCAGATACCCGGTctgaagaaagagaaacaaatgAGGAAATCGCAAGCCATAAGCATGAGTTGTTGAAAGCGGGTATTGTCAGAATAATGAAGGCGAGAAAGACACTCAAACATGAATCTTTAGTCAGTGAAGTTTATCAGATTATCGATAGATTCAAGCCGACCGTTagtgaaatcaaaaaggcCATCGAAGTGTTGATTGAGGAGCAGTACCTTGCAAGAGACGATGATAGAAATGGGTACCATTATCTTTCTTGA
- a CDS encoding uncharacterized protein (PKUD0D05630; similar to Saccharomyces cerevisiae YDL135C (RDI1); ancestral locus Anc_7.303), protein MSDDFKDLQPESVPGFKVGEKKTIQEYANLDANDESLNKWKKSLGLNTGKELDILPGDQRKVVIISMTLQIKGEEPVVINLENERDYSSLKNKKISFQIKEKSLYKLIIKFKVQHEIITGLKYLQGVKKTGITVDKLEEPMGSYAPNTVDTPFYEKEFEEVEAPSGFLARGSYSAVSKFIDDDKTEHLVLPWSFQITK, encoded by the coding sequence ATGAGTGACGATTTCAAGGACTTGCAGCCAGAGAGTGTTCCGGGTTTTAAAGTCGGCGAAAAAAAGACAATTCAAGAATATGCCAACTTGGACGCAAACGACGAATCATTAAATAAATGGAAGAAAAGCCTGGGTTTGAATACCGGCAAAGAGCTAGACATTCTTCCAGGTGACCAACGTAAGGTTGTTATCATTTCAATGACATTACAGATTAAAGGTGAAGAACCTGTGGTTATAAATCTCGAGAATGAGAGGGATTATTCATCATTaaagaataagaaaatcagttttcaaattaagGAAAAAAGCTTATACAAATTGATCATCAAGTTTAAGGTTCAACATGAGATTATTACGGGTTTAAAATATTTGCAAGGTGTCAAGAAAACAGGTATTACTGTTGACAAGCTTGAGGAGCCAATGGGCAGTTATGCGCCAAATACTGTTGACACGCCATTTTATGAGAAGGAATttgaggaagttgaagCACCAAGCGGATTTCTAGCTAGAGGCTCCTACTCTGCAGTCTCTAAATTTATTGACGATGACAAAACTGAACATTTGGTTCTGCCATGGTCTTTTCAGATAACCAAATAA